Below is a genomic region from Xylophilus sp. GW821-FHT01B05.
CCACCACGGTCTTTAAGCTACGCGGGCGCATGGCGACGCCGTGCATCCCATGAAGGACAAGCTCGCATGCAGCTCACCACATCACTCAGGGCCTTCCTGGCCGCGCTGGCCTGTGCCGCGCTGGCCGCATTGACCGGCTGCGGCGGGGGCGGCGGTGGCAGTTCCAGCGCGGCGCCAGACTCTTCGGGCGGGCGCATCGTGTTGGCGGACGTCAAATCCGCCAAGACCGGATACAGCTACCCCATCCAGATCTATATTCCGCCGTCCTACGAGACAGGGAATGCCTCGTATCCGACGATCTACGCGCTGGATGGCGACGCCGTCTTCTCCGGCACGCTGAATCGGTTCAGCAACCTCAAGAACATCCTGCAGCGGCGCGGAACCAATGCGATTCTGGTCGGCATTGGCGGGACGGCGCGACGGCAGACGGACTTCAACTTTCCCGGCGCATACGCATACCACGCGTTCATCGCGCAGGAACTGATCCCCTACGTGGAGTCGCAGTTCCGCGCCGACACCCGCAAGCGAATGCTGTCCGGCCTGTCCTCGGGAGGAAACTTTGCCGCCAGCGCGCTGTTCATCGAGGCGCCGCAGAACCTGGTCTTCACCTACTTCCTCTCCGCCGAAGGCGCCTTCTGGCAGCAACCCGATGTGATCCAGACCCTGGAACAGCAGATGTTCGATGCGGTAGCGGGCAAGGACCTCCCCGTTACGCTGATCCTGGCCCGCGGCGCGGCGGGAAACACCACAAACGCGGTGTATGTGGATGAGTTGTACAAGCGGATCGCGGCCCGGCGCTACTCCGGCATGAACCTGGTGGAGACCACCTTCCCGCTCGGCCACGTGGAGATGGACAACCCCTCGTTCGAAGACGCCATCGCGCGGATATTGGGTTAGGAACGTGTTGGCGATCTCTATGGGGTCGCGCAAACCTTGCGCGTCAATCCAGCGTGATCTTGTTCTTGACGATGACCGGCGTCCAGCGCTCGCGCTCTTCCTGCATGAACGCGGCGAAGTCTTCGGGCGGGCTCGCCACTACCTCCATCATCTGCCCGCGCAAGGTCTGGACCACCTCCGGGTCTTTGAGAACCGCCGCGATTTCCTGGTAGATGCGCTGCTGCAGCGGCTTGGGCACGGCGGCTGGCGCCACCACACCGATCCAGGCGCCGGCATCGACGTCGGCCAGGCCTTGCTCCTTGAGCGTGGGCACATCGGGCAACAGGCTTGAGCGCCGCGCCGTGCTGGCGGCAATGACGCGCAGCTTGCCGGCGTTTACCTGGGGCAGCACCGACAGGGCGGGAAGGATGGCCATCTGGACATCGCCAGACATCACGGCGAGCATGGCCTGGCTTGAGCCCGCGTAGGGCACGTGGATGATGTCGGTGCCGCTCTTGAGCGCGATCAATGCCATCGTCAGATGCGACAGCGATCCATTGCCGATGGAGGAGTAGTTGAACTTGCCAGGGTTCTTCTTCAGCTCGGCCATCAACTCCGCCAGGTTGTGCGCAGGCGAATCACTGCGCACCACCAGCAGGCTTGGCTGGGTCACGGCCACCGTGATGGGCGCCAGGTCCCGCTCTGGCGCATAGGGCATCTTCTTGTACAGCTGGGTGTTGTTGACCAGCGGCCCCACTACGCTGAGGCCGAGCGTGTAGCCGTCTGGCGCCGCCTTGGCCACGGCATCGGTCCCCAGCATGCCGCCCGCGCCTGGTTTGTTGTCGACGACGAAGGGCTGCTTCAGCCGCGTCTGCAGCTTCTGCGCCAGCACTCTGGCCAAGGTGTCGGGTGTCGATGCGGGCGCAAACGGCGCAATGATCCGGACCGGCTTGGTGGGCCACTCCTGCGCCGTGGCGGTGGTCAGGGCAGCGAGCAGGCACAGGCCCGCCAATAGGCTGCGTTTCATGGATGTCTCCTTGTAGTGTTGTGAATGGATCGTGCCGTGATCAGCCGCCGCGGCCCAGCTCGGCGCCGTCTTGCGCCAGGCGTTGCTGCAATGCCTGGGTGCCCAGGTCGCGCGGGCGGCATCCGGCCGCCAGCGACAGTGCGGCTGCAGTGCCCGCCGCCTGCCCCATGACGAAGCAGGCACCAGACACGCGCGCTGCGGATTGCCCCATGTGCGTCATCGACGCGCAGCGCCCGGCCACGAGTAGGTTGTCGATCCGCTGCGGCAGCAGCATGCGATAGGGCAGATGGTTGAAGCCGCGAACGCGGGGGATGTCCTGCCACTTGAACAAGACATCGCCCGCCACATGCGCTTCGATGGGCCAGCCATTGACGCCAATGCTGTCGTCGAAGTCGACGCACTGCAGGACGTCTTCTTCGGTCAACTGGTATTCGCCGACGATGCGGCGCGTCTCGCGCACGCCGACCTGGGGCGCGATCTCAAGGATGTAGGCGTTCTCAAAACCCGGCGCCGAGCTGCGGAGGAACTGGAAGAAATCCACGATCTGGCGCCGGCCCTCGACCTCGGCCCAGCTCAGTTGCCGGGCATCGGTGCCATCCACGGGCGAGCCGTCCGGGTTGGCGAGCTGCGTGACATTGGCGCGCCATTCCATCGGGTTCTTCTGCGGGCGGATGATGGGTGTCTTGCGCGGGAACCGCCGCCCATCGCGCTCGGCGGCTTCCATCCAGCGCCCGAAATGGTTCCAGGCGTCGCCCGCGCGCTCGGGGTCAACGCCGTTGACGCGAAACATGGTCGACGGATAGAGCATGCCTTCGCTGTCGGTGCCCTTCTCGAATGGCGCCCCGGCGTGTGCGGCCAGGTCACCGTCGCCCGAGCAGTCGATGTAGACCTTGCCCATCACGGCCCGCCGGCCGGACTTTGTCTCGATCAGCAGCGCCTCGATCTCGTGGGGGCTGCGCATCAGCACGCCCACCGCCGACGCATGGAACAGCAACTGCGCACCGCTGTCTATCACCAGGCCGTCGGCAGCCACTTTCAGTGCCGTGTTGTCATACGCCTGCGCCGCGATCTTGCCGCCAAATATCACGTGCGGCTCGTTCAGGCCGCCAAGCGCGCGCATGCGCTCCAGCAACTGATCGGCCACACCATGCACGACCTGCTGGATCTTGCCCTGCACGTTGGCATGCAAGCCACAGAAGTTGGTCACGCCCGCCGCAGTCCCCATGCCGCCAAGAAAGCCGTAGTGCTCGACCAGCAGAGTGCGGCGCCCAGCCTGGGCCGCAGCGGCGGCAGCCGCTATGCCGGCGGGGCCGCCGCCAAGGACTACGACGTCGAACTCTCCAAACACTTCCGTGTCGCGTGCGACCTCGTGGACAAGGGTCGATTTCATTCGTGTGCTCCGTTGGATGCCTGCAAGGGCACGAATGCTAGATTCGCCCCACTATTCCGCCAATGGCATGGCGCATATAGGCAAAAACGGAAAATTAAATAATGGACCTGAAGCTGCTCACCATCTTTGATGAGGTTTACAAGACACGCAGCGTGTCGCGCGCGGGCGAGAACCTGGGCATGCCGCAGTCGTCCATCAGCATTGCGCTGGCCAGGCTGCGGCGGCACTTTGGCGACCCGCTCTTTGTGCGCACGTCAGACGGCATGCAGCCGACACCGCACGCCATTGCACTGGTCGCGCCGATCCGGCAGGCCCTGGAACTGTTGCGCGGCATCACCCGGCAGCAGGCGCTGTTCGATCCTGCGAGCGCGCAGCGCTGCTTTCGCATCTGCATGACCGACATCACCCATCTCGCCCTGCTGCCCTCACTCATCAACCGGCTGGGCGAGATCGCCCCGGCGATCAATGTCGAGATAACGCACATCTCCGCCCAGACGCCGAAGATGCTCGAGTCCGGCGAAGCGGACCTGGCCGTGGGGTTCATGCCGCAGCTGGAGGCCGGCTTCTATCAGCAGAAGCTATTCGAGCAGCACTTCTCCTGCGTGGTGCGGCAAGACCATCCGCGTGTGCGCGCGCGGCTCACGCAGAACATGTTCAAGCGGGAGAGCCACGTCATCGTGACCGCCGTGGGTACGGGCCACAACCTGGTGGAGGAGGAGCTGGAGCGCATAGGCGTGCGCCGCAATGTCACGCTGCGGCTGCCGAATTTTCTTGGCATAGGCGCCCTGGTTTCCAACACCGACCTGATAGTGACGGTGCCGCACAGGGTCGCTGAAACACTGCGGCGCATTGCCGCAGTAAAGGTGCTGCCGCCACCGTTCGATCTGCCCGGCTTCCCCATCAAGCAGCATTGGCATGACCGCTACCAGCAAGACCCGGCCAACCGATGGTTGCGATCGGTTATCTCGGATCTCTTCCTGGAATCGTGAAGCTGCGCAGCAGCATGCTCACCGCGCCTTCAGAAACTCTCCCACCTCCAGCAACACCATCTCGTTGTCATCCGCCTGGTTGGGCTCACGACTGCTGGAGAAGGGCAGGTTGTTGTCGTTGCCGACGACGATGTGGGTGGCGTCCACCACGTCGACGTTCTCGATGGTGAAGAAGGGGAACTTGAGCACGCCGTCATTCAGCGGCTTGCGCGCGAGCTTTTGCGGGTCTTGAATGTTGAGCAGGTCGATGTAGCCGATCTTGCGCACCAGGCTGCCGACGTTGGCTTCGCTCAGCTCGATCTTGTAGACGCGCTTGAACTTGGCGATGGTGGGGAAGCAGTCGCTGCCCTTCTGGCCGGCGGGGCAGGCCTTGTCGGCCGTGCCTTCGCCGTCGTCGCGCTCGATGATCAAACCCGTGGTCGCGTCGATCAGGTTGAAGTCGCCAATGGCGTTGCCGCTGGCCTCCAGCGGGTACTTCCACGAGCGGCCGGTCCATTGGCCGGCGTGGGTGTCAAATTCCAGCACGCGCAGCACTTCCTTGCCCTCCACCTTCTCGAACTCCTTGGCCTCGGCGTTCCACACCGGGCCTTCCAGCAGCGCGTAGAGCTTGCTGCCGTCGGGCGACGAGGCCATGCCCTCGAAGCCCTTGGAGCGTTTGATCTGGAAATCCACCGTGCCACCGGGCAGGCCGGGCGTGGTGATGGCCGGGTGATCGGGCGAGCGCACCACCTTGCCGTCCACCAGCGTGTCGTACACCGCCAGCACCTTGCCCTTCAGGTCGGCCTTGATCAGGAAGGGGCCGAACTCGTCGCCGATCCACAGCGCGCCGTTGGCGAACTGGAAGCTCTCGGTGTCAAAGTCAGAACCCGTCAGGTAGCGCTGCTGGCTGCCTTCGTGGACGATGCGAAACGGCACCTTCTTGTCCGGGTCGTGCAAAAAGATGGTGCCCAGGTGCTGGAACTTGCCGCCCTTGAAGTCCAGCTTGTAGTGGTTCAGGTAGAGCATGAAGTCGGGCGAGTTGGCCTTGCTGCCGGCACCGTTGTCGGTGATGACCCAGAAGCTGCCATCGGCCATGTGCTTGATGCCCGAGTCGCCCTGCAGCGGCTGGCCCTTGAAGGGCAGCGACACGCCGGTCGGGCGGCCAAAGGACTGGCCTTCGACGCTGCCGATTTTGTCTACCCGCTTGCCGGTGGTGAACTTGCCGCTGGCCTGCAGATCGGCCGGGGCGTCTTTGGGGGCGGGGATAAAGCTTTGCGCCGGCAGCACGGCGTGGCCGGCGAGCGTGGCGGTGAAAGCGGCCGGCCCATCCGTCTGGGCCTGGGCCGGCAGGCCCAGCATGGCGGCGGTAACGGCCAATATGGCGGCGCAGGTGGGAAGAACGCTGGAGCGGTTCATGTTTTGTGTGACAGCAAGGAAAGACCCCAGCCTGCCGCTCCGTGATGACCTGGCCATGACAGGCGCAGTGCGCGCTACTTTTTATATAGCTATATGCCCAGGCCCTGCCTTGGCTTCAGCCACTTTTCTTATAAATTCTGTAACTACTCAGCCCCCACACCGTTCGGGCTGAGCTTGTCGAAGCCCTGCCACGCATCACCAAGCCCTTCGACAGGCTCAGGGCGAACGGGGGTGAGTAGTTACTAAATTCTGTATTCAGCACCAGCCCCGCAGCAAGGCCGCTGCGGCGACCGCGCCGGCCAGCAGCGCGCATTGGGGCGCGCGCTGCGGCGCATAGCTCAGCAGCAGGGCCTGCGCCAGCGCACCGGCGGTGAGCACGCCGCACCACAGCACCCAGCCCTGCGCCAGGCCGGCCAGTGACAGGCTGGCGGCCAGCGACAGCAGCAGCGCGGCGCTGCCGCCCGCGCGCAGCCAGGGGCGCAGGCGGCCGGGCTCGCGGCCACGGCCGTAGCTGTCTTCAAAATGCCGGTCCATGGCCAGCGCCAGCGCGGCAAAGCCGGCCAGTGCGGCGCTGAAGGCGCCAGTGGCCAGCGGCCAGGCGGCGCTCATGTCCTCACCTCGGCGGGGCGCACGGCAGGCTTGGCCACCGCTTTGGCTGCCGCCTTGCCCGGCTTGCGCCGCCCCACCCACCAGGCCGTTGCCAGCAGCGCCAGGCCCAGCCCCAGGCAGACCAGGTCAAAGCCCGCCACGCGCCACAGCCCCGCGCGCGCCGCCACGAACAGCGCCGTGTCGGTAGTGAAGGCATTGAGCAGCGGCACGCCCGCAAACAGCGCGCCGCCCACGGCCAGCTGCACCTGCCACATGCGCCTGGCCGGCCAGGCCAGGCCGGCCACGGCAGCGATGCCCCAGGCGGCGAAGAAGCAGCGGATCTCGGCCTCTGGCCGGCCGGCCAGGCCCACGGGCAGCAGGCGGTTGGCCCAGAAGTAGGCCGCCATGGCCATAGGCACGCCGGCGATGGCGCCGATGTTCAGGCCATCCACCAGGCGCAGCCCGAAGCTGATGCGCCCGCCGTGCTTCAGCGCCTTGGCGTACTTCTGCCGCTCTTTCACGGCCCACAGCAGCAGGCCGGTGGCCACCATGGCGCAGCCGGCCAGCCCGCTCAGAAAGAACAGGCCGCGCAGCAGCGGGCTGGAGAAGCGCGCCATGTGCAGCCCATAGAGCACGCCGCGCGTCTGCACCGCCGCGCCTTCGACGTCGCCGGCGGTGGACAGCAGCCGGCCGCTGCTGCCATCGAACAGCATGGACGGCTGGCTGGCGGACATGCCGTGCCCGTCCTGGCGCTGCAGGCTGATGGTGGCGTTGGCGTCATTCGGGTGGTTGACGGTGATGCGCCCGACCGGCGCGCCGCCCCAATGGGCCTGCGCCTGCGTGACCAGCGGCGCGATCGCCGTGAGCGGCGCGGGCGTGCCCGCAGGCTTGGCGTTGCGCGCAGAGGTAGCGGGAAAGACCTCGGCAAAGAAGGCGTTCTGGTCGCCCTTGTAGGCCACCTGCGGGCCCCAGGGCATGTACATGAACATGAGGGTGACCAGGCCGGTGTAGGTGATCATCAGGTGGTAGGGCAGCGCCAGCACCGCGGTGGCGTTGTGCGCGTCCAGCCAGCTGCGCTGGCCCTTCCTGGGGCGGAAGGTGAAGAAGTCCTTGAAGATGCGCTTGTGCGTGACGATGCCCGAGAGGATCGCCACCAGCATGAACATGGCGCAAAAGCCGACGATCCAGCGCGCCCAGATCGCCGGCATGTAGTGCAGGTCGAAGTGCAGGCGGTAGATGAACTCGCCGCCGCGCGTCTCGCGCGGGGCTTGCAATACCTGGCCGGTGGCCGCGTCCAGCTCGGCGCTGTCGAAGCGGGCGCGGCGCCCCTTGGCCGGCGGCTCGCCGGGCGGCGGGGGCGGCTTGGTCCAGCTCACGTTCACCGAGGGCTCGCGCTCGCTCGGCAGGTTGATGAACCAGCGCGGGCTTTGCGGCGCGCGCTGCTGCAGCGTGGCCACGGCCGCCTCGGCCGATTGCGCCTGCGGCGGCAGCACCAGGCTGGCGCGGTGCCGCTCGGGCTTCATCCAGAACGTGATCTCGTCCTTGAAGTAGGTGGCGGTGCCGGCCGCAAACACCAGGAACAGCACCCAGCCGACCAGCAGGCCGCTCCAGGTGTGCAGCCAGGCCATGGACTGGCGAAAACCTTCTTTCATGCCGCGCCCCCAAAGCCGTAGCGCGCCAGCAGCATGGCCCCCAGCACCACGGCCGGCAGCAGCAGCCCGAGCCAGGCGCGCGCCGCGCTGCGCGCCGCAAACACCCACATCACCGCGCAGGGGTAGATGACAAAGGCCAGCATGGTCGCGGTCAGCGCGGCTTCTGCGCGCGTGGTGGGCAGGTACAGCGCCAGCACCGCCGCCGACAGCGCCGACAGCCCGTAGCCGCCCCCCATCGCCGCCACCGCGCGCACCGCCACGCCCAGCCGGTAGCGCAGGCCCTCACCGCCCACCGGCAACCAGCGGTGCCGGGTGGAGGGCGAGGCATCGGCCTGCTGCGCGGCGGGCGATGGATGGGGCGGGGCGTGGTGGCTCATGGCGATGGAAGGATCAGGGCGCGACTACAAAAGTGAGCGTGGCGACGTGGCGGGTTTGCGTGTGCGGCTTGCCTTCCCAAGTGCCGGCGCCTTCCTTGTCGACGTGGCCGATCTCTGCCACGTACTGGCCGGGCCAGGGGGTTTGCAGCGTCACGCGGCCTTGCTTGTCGGTGGTGAACTTCTTCTCCCACTTGGGCGGGCCAAACAGCACCACTTCCTTGTCGGCCAGCGGCTTGCCGGCCAGCAGCAGGGTGAAGGTGTTGGCGCCCGGCTGCGTCGGCACCAGCTCCAGCGGGTGGCGCGCCACCGTCTCGGTGCGGCCGCTGCGCGCCTGGTACAGGTTGGCCACGCCCTTGTCGCTGACAAAGCCGCCCACCAGGCGCGCATCGGCACCGGCCGGCGCCTGGAAGCCCAGGTAGTCGTTGTGGCGCGTGACCGGCAGCTGCGTGCCGTCGGCCGCAACGGCGCGCGGCGCGGTGATCATCTTCAGGTAGCCGGCTTCGGTCTCGCGCACGTCGTCGGCCCATTCGCCGAAGTAAGCCTTGGCCGTGCCATCGGCGGCCACGGGGTCGAGCCACACAAAGTGCGCCTGGGCCAAACCGGCGCTGGCGAGCAGCACGGCGAGCAGGGATTTCTTGAACATGGAAAGCTCCTTGACGGTGGATGAAACTTAGAACAGCGCGCGCACGGTCACCGACGCATTGCGCGGCTCACCGTAGAAGTTGCTGCGGCCGGTGGTGTAGACGCGCTGCCAGTACACCTTGTCGGTCAGATTGTTGATGTTGAGCGCCACCAACCAGCGCGGGTCGATGCGGTAGGAGATGGCGGCGTTGACGATGCCAAAGCCCGGCCGGTGCGTGTTGGTGGCCGCATTGCCGCCACTGGCGCTGCCGTAGGCGTTGACGCCCAGGCCAAGCCCCAGGCCATCCAGCAGGCCTTCATTGAAGCGGTACTGCGACCACAGCTTGGCCGAGTGCTTGGGCGTGAGCGCATTGAGCGGCAGGCCGCCGCTGGTGGCATCGCGCAGGTAGCGGTTCTGGTTGTAGGCGTAGCCGCCGTAGACGTTCCACTGGCGCGTGATGCGGCCTGACACCTCCAGCTCCACGCCCCGGCTCTCTACCTCGCCCTGGGCCACGGAGAAGCCGGTGTTGATCGGGTCGGCCTGCGCGCGGTTGACTTCGCGTATGCGGTAGACGGCGGCCGAGGCGCTCAGGCTGCGGTCCAAGAATTCGCCCTTCAAGCCGGCCTCCAGCTGCTTGCCGACGATGGGCTTGAGCACACCGCCGCCAAACGCAAGCTGGGTCTGCGGCGTGAAGGCGTCGCTGTAGCTGGCATAGGCCGATATCTGCGGCGTGAGCGCATAGGTCAGGCCGGCATAGGGGCTGAACTGCTGGTCGACCTTGTTGGTGGTCCAGGCGCCGGTGGTGGGCATCAGCGAGCGGCTCTTGGTGTCATACCAGCTGAGCCGCCCGCCCAGCACCAGCGTCAGCGGATCCGCCAGGCGCAGCCGGGTCTGGCCGTACAGGCCGTGCTGCGAGGTCTCGGCCTCCGACTGCGCCGTGGGCGGCCGGTCGGGATAGGGCACGGCCGCGTGATCCGGCGCGTAGACATCCTGGTAGACGTAGTTGGCATAGCGCCCAGAGACACTCGCCGTCTGGTTGCGCCGCCAATCCGCGCCTACCACCACGTCGTGCTGGCGGCCGAGGGCTGAGAAGCTGCCGCTCAGATTCGCGTCCAGGCTGTCCTGCTCGATCCGGTTCTGGTTGAACCACAGCATCAGGCCCACCACGCCATTGGTGGGCGTGACCTGGCCATTGGGCAGGTAGAGGTAGTTGGTGGACTGGTCGTTCTGGTAGCGGCTCCATTGCAGGCGGCCGCGCCAGTCGTCTGCGAAGCGGTGCGTCAGCTCGGCGAACAGGTATTTCTCGTCCTGCGCAGAGCGGTTCCAGTCGGCGCCAAGCCAGGTCGAGCGCGGCACGTCGATCAGCGCGCCGGTGGTGTACGAGGGCAGGCCGCCGGTCAGCCAACCGTCGACCTTCTGCGCATGCGCGCCCACCAGCAGGCTGGTGGCAGACGTGAGCCGGAAGTCGAGCGCGCCGGCCAGCGCATAGCGGTCGCGCTGGGCACCGGTCTGGTAGGTGCCGCCCTCTTGCTTGGCGGCCGACACACGGCCCAGCACCGTGCCCTCTTTGTTGAGCGGCCCGGTCACGTCGGCCTCGACCCGCTTGGTCGACCAGCTGCCCAGTTGCACCGCAGCGCTCGCCTGGAAGTGCTCTTGCGGGCGCTTGCGCACCAGGTTGACCGCGCCGCCCGAACTGGACACGCCGCTGAACAGCGCCGAAGGGCCGCGCAGCAGCTCGACGCGGTCGAACAGCACCGAGTCCCAGGCCGCGGCCGTGCCGGGTGCGGGCACGCCGTCGATCAGGTAGTTGTTGATGGCGAAGCCGCGCGAGGAATAGGCCGCCGTCTCGCTGTCGAAACGCTCAGACACGTAGCCGATGCTTTGCTCCAGCACGTCTTCCACATTGCGCAGATTCTGGTCCTCCATGCGCTGCTGCGTCACCACCGTGATCGACTGCGGGATCTCGCGCAGCTCGGCCGCCGTCTTGCCGATGGTGGCCTGCGTGCTGTTGTAGCGCTCGGTGCCTTCGGTGCTGGCGCGGTCCTGCTCGGCGCTGACGGTGACCGAGGGCAGGCTGCGGCTGGCGCCGTCCTGCTGGGCGCCAGCGGACTGGGCGGCCAGCGCGGCGGCAACGGCGACGGCACGGAAAACGAGAGGGCGGCGGACGACCGACATGGAGACGAGCTGCAAGGGCATGGTGTGGACAAGAGTGGGAAAGGACACGCCCCGGCCGTCACCGTTTCGCCCGCCCGCCGCAGGGCCGCGCAGGGCCCGCAGCAAGCGGAGGCAGAAAGACCGGGGTTGGCTGGCACGTCCCTGCACCATGTGCAGTCCGGCGGGCTGGAGATGTCACGCGCAATGCCGCGGTTGACAACGAGAATGATTCGCATTGTATCGCAATGTTGCGAATCAACCCAGAAAGTCAGGCCACCGTCAGCTTCTGGTGCAGACGCGCGTTGACGACAGCGTGGCGCTGCCAAATGTTCCGCCCGGAACTATTAAATATATAGCTAATAGTCCAGGCGGAATAAGGTCTGAAGGCACTTTTCCTTCAAACCCCGTAACTACTCACACCCCGTTCGCCCTGAGCCTGTCGAAGGGCTTGGTGATGCGTGGCAGGGCTTCGACAAGCTCAGAAGGTGTGAACGAATATCCGCCCCCGTGCGTTGATAGCGAATGGCCAACGCAAGCAACGCCCCCAAGACATCCGAACAAGCGGCCCTGTTCCACGAAGCGCCCGCAGATGGCGCCGTAGTTGCAACGCCACGGCCAGCAAAGCCGGCGCACACAGCAGGCACGCCACGCCTGCTGCACGCCGATCGCCAGCAGATCGAGCTACGCCCCTGCGACCTCGATGCCCTTGTCGCGGCAGACCATCCCGCGCGCAGCGTCTGGGCTTTTGTGCAGGCGCTGGACCTCGCGCCGCTCTACGCCCAGGTCAAGTCGGTGCAAGGCTCGGCCGGCGCACCCGCCATCGATCCGGCCATCCTCATGGCGCTGTGGCTGTGGGCCACCGTCGAGGGCGTGGGCTCGGCCCGCGAGATCGACCGGCTGTGCGAGCGCGACGACATCTACCGCTGGCTCTGCGGTGGCGTCGGGGTCAACTACCACACGCTGGCGAGCTTTCGCACAGCCAACACCGAGTGGCTCGATGCGCAACTCACCCGCAGCATCGCCGCGCTCATGGAGCGCAAGCTGGTCACGCTCGACGTAGTCGCCCAGGACGGCCTGCGCGTTCGCGCCCACGCCAAGGCCTCGAGCTTCCGGCGCAAGGAGCGCCTGGGCGAGCTGCATGCCTTGGCGCTCGCCCAGGTCAACGCCCTCAAGAGCGAACTCGAGGCCGATGCGGGCGCCAGCACGCGGCGCAAGGCCGCCGCGCGCGAACGCGCCGCACGGGAGCGCGAGGAGCGCCTGGCCCGGGCACTGCAGACCTTCGGCGAGATCGAGCGGGGCGCACTCGACAAGATCAAGAACAAGGCCAGTGCGCGTGCCAGGCGAGGCAAGTCTGGCCAGGCCCCAGTAGGTGATAGCCCCGCCGGGGATGCTCCCAGCGCCCTGCCCGAACCCGACGCCCCACCTGCCGAGCCACGCCCCGCCAGCGGCGAGGCGCAGCCGAAGTCCAGCGCAGGCGCGCCCAAGCGGGTCAGCACCACGGATGCAGACGCCCGGGTGATGAAGATGGCCGACGGAGGATTCCGTCCGGCCTACAACGCGCAGGTGCTGGTGGACGAGGCCACGCAGTTGATCGCCGGTATCGCGGTGGTCTGCGCGGGCAGCGATATGCATGAGATGGCGCCCATGCATCGCCAGATCGAGCAGCGCTACGGCCGCACGCCCACGCACTGGCTGGCCGATGGTGGCTACCCCCAGTACGACGCACTCGAGGAACTCAGCCGTCGCGGCACGCAGCCGGTGGTGCCGCCCTCGCGCAGCCGCAAACCTGGCTTCGATCCGCTCAGCCCCAAGGCCAGTGACTCACCGTTGATTGCGCAGTGGCGCGCGTTCATGGCCAGTGACGAGGGCCAGAAGCTCTACAGGCGCCGCGCCGCAAGTATCGAATGCGCCAATGCGCAGCTCAGGCGACGGGGCTTGTACCGCCTGAATGTGTGCGGCAAGTTGAAGGCACGCGCGGTGCTGCTGTGGCACGCGCTGGCGCATAACTTGATGCGCATGCGCTCGCTGGGGTTTGCGCTCGGGGGGTGAACTGAGCGCGCTTGCGGGCTCGCCCTGCAGCCTCCACAAGGCCCCAAGACTGCGGCTGGGCGCTCTGGGACCTCCGAGAGGCCAGGAGCTCGCCGCAGCCCCGTTCAATTGGCCACCGCGGCCTTCAAGCCGCCTGTTGGCGCATGGGAGTTGATTTTTTCACGCCTTCTCAGCCCGAACGGTATGGGAACCTGAGTAGTTACCAAACCCCGAGGGCACGTACCCTCAGAACGCGTAGCGCGCGCTCAGCTCCACCGAGCGTGGCGCGCCCGGCATGATGGCCA
It encodes:
- a CDS encoding alpha/beta hydrolase-fold protein; its protein translation is MQLTTSLRAFLAALACAALAALTGCGGGGGGSSSAAPDSSGGRIVLADVKSAKTGYSYPIQIYIPPSYETGNASYPTIYALDGDAVFSGTLNRFSNLKNILQRRGTNAILVGIGGTARRQTDFNFPGAYAYHAFIAQELIPYVESQFRADTRKRMLSGLSSGGNFAASALFIEAPQNLVFTYFLSAEGAFWQQPDVIQTLEQQMFDAVAGKDLPVTLILARGAAGNTTNAVYVDELYKRIAARRYSGMNLVETTFPLGHVEMDNPSFEDAIARILG
- a CDS encoding tripartite tricarboxylate transporter substrate binding protein, which produces MKRSLLAGLCLLAALTTATAQEWPTKPVRIIAPFAPASTPDTLARVLAQKLQTRLKQPFVVDNKPGAGGMLGTDAVAKAAPDGYTLGLSVVGPLVNNTQLYKKMPYAPERDLAPITVAVTQPSLLVVRSDSPAHNLAELMAELKKNPGKFNYSSIGNGSLSHLTMALIALKSGTDIIHVPYAGSSQAMLAVMSGDVQMAILPALSVLPQVNAGKLRVIAASTARRSSLLPDVPTLKEQGLADVDAGAWIGVVAPAAVPKPLQQRIYQEIAAVLKDPEVVQTLRGQMMEVVASPPEDFAAFMQEERERWTPVIVKNKITLD
- a CDS encoding FAD-dependent oxidoreductase → MKSTLVHEVARDTEVFGEFDVVVLGGGPAGIAAAAAAAQAGRRTLLVEHYGFLGGMGTAAGVTNFCGLHANVQGKIQQVVHGVADQLLERMRALGGLNEPHVIFGGKIAAQAYDNTALKVAADGLVIDSGAQLLFHASAVGVLMRSPHEIEALLIETKSGRRAVMGKVYIDCSGDGDLAAHAGAPFEKGTDSEGMLYPSTMFRVNGVDPERAGDAWNHFGRWMEAAERDGRRFPRKTPIIRPQKNPMEWRANVTQLANPDGSPVDGTDARQLSWAEVEGRRQIVDFFQFLRSSAPGFENAYILEIAPQVGVRETRRIVGEYQLTEEDVLQCVDFDDSIGVNGWPIEAHVAGDVLFKWQDIPRVRGFNHLPYRMLLPQRIDNLLVAGRCASMTHMGQSAARVSGACFVMGQAAGTAAALSLAAGCRPRDLGTQALQQRLAQDGAELGRGG
- a CDS encoding LysR family transcriptional regulator, whose product is MDLKLLTIFDEVYKTRSVSRAGENLGMPQSSISIALARLRRHFGDPLFVRTSDGMQPTPHAIALVAPIRQALELLRGITRQQALFDPASAQRCFRICMTDITHLALLPSLINRLGEIAPAINVEITHISAQTPKMLESGEADLAVGFMPQLEAGFYQQKLFEQHFSCVVRQDHPRVRARLTQNMFKRESHVIVTAVGTGHNLVEEELERIGVRRNVTLRLPNFLGIGALVSNTDLIVTVPHRVAETLRRIAAVKVLPPPFDLPGFPIKQHWHDRYQQDPANRWLRSVISDLFLES
- a CDS encoding esterase-like activity of phytase family protein, which encodes MNRSSVLPTCAAILAVTAAMLGLPAQAQTDGPAAFTATLAGHAVLPAQSFIPAPKDAPADLQASGKFTTGKRVDKIGSVEGQSFGRPTGVSLPFKGQPLQGDSGIKHMADGSFWVITDNGAGSKANSPDFMLYLNHYKLDFKGGKFQHLGTIFLHDPDKKVPFRIVHEGSQQRYLTGSDFDTESFQFANGALWIGDEFGPFLIKADLKGKVLAVYDTLVDGKVVRSPDHPAITTPGLPGGTVDFQIKRSKGFEGMASSPDGSKLYALLEGPVWNAEAKEFEKVEGKEVLRVLEFDTHAGQWTGRSWKYPLEASGNAIGDFNLIDATTGLIIERDDGEGTADKACPAGQKGSDCFPTIAKFKRVYKIELSEANVGSLVRKIGYIDLLNIQDPQKLARKPLNDGVLKFPFFTIENVDVVDATHIVVGNDNNLPFSSSREPNQADDNEMVLLEVGEFLKAR
- a CDS encoding DUF3325 family protein, with protein sequence MSAAWPLATGAFSAALAGFAALALAMDRHFEDSYGRGREPGRLRPWLRAGGSAALLLSLAASLSLAGLAQGWVLWCGVLTAGALAQALLLSYAPQRAPQCALLAGAVAAAALLRGWC